A stretch of Anoplolepis gracilipes chromosome 12, ASM4749672v1, whole genome shotgun sequence DNA encodes these proteins:
- the Vps13b gene encoding intermembrane lipid transfer protein VPS13B isoform X3 yields MFKLESYITPVILSYVEKYVKNFKPEQSQVSLWGGDASFQNLDLRLEVLEEQLNLPFVFVSGHIHELLIHVPWVKITSEPIVVTINTIECILKLKDENTTEANTTTLQKKKEVVQEEAPPGYIKSIVTKVINNITIHCNNLILKYVEEDIVLSVNVKLLSMQTVDNKWQPAFTDVNTQEVMLRKVITIQDLTLCLDKMDASGKIEIYQDPVLYRCSMTIRMIINYHSNTSKRASITRLDLHCEKMEFSMTEQQVPMLLRLAALVMALQTKQFPLSKEKSSITVDEREDVIQDDTSQVVGTSTDAVGWGGWAWDIVSSVLPVDWDNNWSAEQQMAYSGHTVHLGVYIDDATLTFKTVESVKEQLFYKSRKIRYKSFLSLRLNGVVMDTLIQGIAMTTFQVGVACIQLYPRGTCSCGHVEVVDGVQPPLYVIAGSLNIDYLKDSLFDEEAVENKGKKRDYKQGIDYHLTIASVEKLLERCPAFVMDYVYCVELPDDITPERLLELGSNFEYSNFQERRIIRYLSGDLIIRLCSGIFHRIDTIKQAAAKYDYNPYIVIKPDPLIDELPPVTLEEYEALRENVSMTETKLILKTASLQLQLADHCVMGAPRQRKIVETRITPLSPALTDDPFVTIECDEAIATIVQPMYPFRLVACASKLTDLQPEMFTQCHAITNIQITGAKSQLHLTKTCDTSIVMPYSVEASSKILLYPQYWRDIDMVQKSYSLQSDSVTITGTKAKLMAAVSVATSIFNSADTTNPLICSTLFNDACQEKSPVYLELYLENIMCKNVSSSVMISNEMNVNSIKIFALNDLQQAFILSGPENYDGNVPLLSSIIQFPKNVELHTHPSLVLFKIAESRASLDPLFFEWLKYRPTYHKSGSVHVLRSDSQQLITEGTSSDTGTRKKTFPSLYESVHSSSDKEKKRSAVTEKSKTLRYDETQKKTESKAEEEQQNLQKSGILVKLAESYSWWCNLVLNGYIGHIIIYIPSDTMSGIGADDIEQAKDRALIENQDLQIMIIKLPSLLIHSSNLNAESLNPYLQNLPVKLPESMWTCRVQSFPWTLSLIDFHCYTLQQRTQKSFIKKVTLNATVALTTKTAAIQSNTLTALSICVHIDNSPIFISLSEEQVVFMSNIVLNIIKILQTLCSSQESNTVVRQMSNEMQIVLPAIPQTPSTPTQLMYQEDTTNSTVSTSKEDLRYEKDGLAVTAWIQWTITKIAIKLYIMEQEDESSLKLMLELEDIITSLDLKSVYMQIKSKITTATILHYVRSSNALNWDAGEYAGLILCGREDNLEKGDDSGFLSFTLTRAKSGNVYTRWGTHKRYKSQKKEMLIDSTLSMNGYISEIFIKMQMVDIILPLSVIGKYTQLVKPFACFGSCIERSAEVTRGKSTSTPLTGIITLNNESLPLIHLEFKGFRLMMPALSNANKLQHDLLMLQLDGIRITPDAENPICRTPLRTDIYQLAAQANILNVPGSAVEDRQYQISVKGVCAYTTTWRNYQLSINKRMSQSYLYTMNENPALEWNKLGNGSSLDPYFSTSPVLTKFDLCLIIAPAVTFKGDTIVCGSAIEVNCITDIELTINLDQIKLISMLNNEFIKLLSGSFEKVEENSINNIIQRYPSSSQNIKPISWLKQTLDEPDIDFTKDSGVDFEMSSVHSTVIGRPAVAETMTLPPFEFLVNCGKITLILYEVQNAFLDLEHDADIHKTDCEDDNDNIKQPLLYLMINQPNIYFSQQHLSKKIQISCFDITTALGDAQNLNTIPTEKDFKIFMIETKHGDLHPDTGIPPSFATVKSEMFLSKNRQFFVEMGRPTKIHLSLSRLNQFYNIRNKVLSCFMDGDVTQVPGKENEVVDPENLAAPTKSRKFSVPDLHLSTKQIVLSLKTDTGAEIIISLASLNGNLSTLVRPDRIYSNLSIDSFIISAILNGNIKVLLNPWCCNITSCLLWESSYNSEVIPQIQVQADSESLYLDFGPDQIKIIKMVMQDCQLLLSEFASCSTSENKNEKQIVLSTEQHYKDDLKAGAFQFVDGTADELPFPYQVVFFAYPQQAMAWRYPQPRTLTRIHISPVPFETVDADGNYIDRISCILEYWSDSHMSYQRYADFYLSETDSYRLDLPERAPARAVACVWRVVISSSNKRSLSKSIVSARALAACLRIDSYFNPLLIPNVQIALNIGVLHVSLYNHIDTTVYNNLPPPLDRYTLNGRIPEIQCFMSVEQKGAVLVLNKWVDDSTLLDIGGTLSVHVLDYSHLTMQEVLDSLEGRLQLSLSDKIDVSFTSNPFTLKLGPAITHTLAVSTRLWLASFDEEEKSVIVLTRYVIANDSNVSIRFGQSATGDSILLESRQCNFYSWRQIGNQMIRISIEENAWVWSRPFPVNKDGIHVIEFNNSMTSTVVFVNVTSLSATQKLVTFSGQLVISNQLMDNFEMRLVKYEGDVGSKVTVSKEVYPIPGKSFPSSIMLENNRKMAMRLRFTNLTHLSWTGDIPLQPNVKWGQPWLVKVPLQERGQFFSIWVRIVTQTIQDKVKILAVLSPLYMIRSHLPVPVRVQMETPSLKMSSSTMVNGRGECQQLYCPGTFEHFHQLTFQLESGVSASNPYVPLSYSSVDQRKFFRRPDVEDIDKILRDLRARKDDAKWPFQGDDTGEEWISAEQPQTHVQVKYQDAGLVSSTLLLELQPWCFVMNSLGCHISLVSEDTELCQIPHYGIVTPPKLEGTFHVGVGIGDTYYTSQTLQLARPDWGQSFYMPRINGIVPVDGNIKTFVDCGTSVSILSIGSSMHEDMRLVRIASSHVIANLTSQELCVATLAVHEEARDLQLPHDLTPCSLNVSPSEDQRQGTPIVQWYTLYTESNVEPLVFYLSLSLGHRWSCPIRVDQAMSRRSIAIPNGSSTMPVIVTTQEEKGTTFIVIHNDDHPQLLIENACGFKILLGQADEKGSEILPDSIHFTWMCEVDSGATFNYSLPCVSNRLPDTVVPSTSNVLLFSTVQNDQVIEKANLKWSRGVNLSVLLSTPMDQYLRLPSYGDVKLIMQNRCYTTHISIVPISQIEISAQDIRSRLLRKKNMAKDRDTIAPIPLKRSEEDKLLQYVQSSSSSTSLTSFFSAQEDALPETMVVSSSSKQLIPETMEKTLAENQSRSSNDATSTNPKEGSLTVYLRACTIAILHDINENAQRIEVASLSMTDLVVTVNSKARFINLHCYIGDLQFDNQLFDQGGFDFPVVLINQNPLPNREMVFYSNNCLMTNMEKIKQDSLIAIEYVWEVNGTMIASKEYRMKIAPISAYIEDTYITQLLDYATSMIPPRLVLNDSPKRVQTIAISNAVYIPDYIMIDSKILSKPLRLQNFVIEPLSILLSVHTSVRLYVALDHSPLYFGVFERKNLLTTPYRLGNALTMHYLSGAIFGAGWVVGSLEILGSPGGLAQALGSGLRDFVSLPFQGLLQGPWGFIVGITHGSASLMKHVTAGTVNSVTKLASSVARNLDRLTLDEEHVQRQEESRRMRPQGMAQGLYQGLTGFGMSLLAAVAGLAHHPLQQVWSGEATTKSLVTGVGLGLVGVVTKPLSGAAELVALTGQGLLQGAGWNPLPTPRQRPIVQYTTGNNSTSVRYTWRLSPLLDHSHDSILHVTSADYVIHQGSNRAVTLVLTRQALLLVNMAEDSVERIFSLRELTSVDHITESTMLCLYCPPAATQSSRPFSPAEHEMNQEMRARVEEYVRTSSTGLASVSTNSDRQSDTFEKTSPHPEHTLTFYVCPDTRNYLLSLFNIAKRQNQGSDFAVL; encoded by the exons ATGTTCAAATTGGAATCCTATATAACGCCAGTAATTCTCAGTTATGtagagaaatatgtaaaaaattttaagccaGAACAATCACAG gtATCCTTGTGGGGTGGAGATGCATCATTTCAAAATCTGGATCTACGATTAGAGGTATTAGAGGAACAACTTAATCTTCCATTTGTCTTTGTTAGCGGCCACATACATGAACTGTTAATACATGTTCCTTGGGTAAAAATTACCTCTGAACCAATAGTTGTTACTATTAATACTATAG agtgcattttaaaattgaaagatgaGAATACCACAGAAGCTAACACAACGacattacaaaagaaaaaggagGTGGTGCA aGAGGAAGCTCCACCTGGGTACATAAAAAGTATAGTcacaaaagttattaataatattactattcaCTGCAACAATCtcattttgaaatatgtagAAGAGGATATTGTGCTTAGTgtaaatgtcaaattattaaGTATGCAAACTGTTGATAATAAATGGCAGCCAGCATTTACTG ATGTCAACACTCAGGAAGTGATGCTTAGAAAAGTTATTACTATCCAGGACTTGACATTGTGCTTAGATAAAATGGATGCATCaggaaaaatagaaatatatcag gatCCCGTTTTATACCGATGCTCAATGACAATCCGCATGATTATAAACTATCACAGCAACACCTCAAAGAGGGCATCTATCACAAGACTTGATCTTCATTGCGAAAAAATGGAGTTTAGCATGACTGAACAACAAGTGCCCATGCTCCTCAGACTAGCCGCCTTGGTGATGGCATTACAAACGAAGCAGTTTCCATTAAGCAAGGAAAAATCTTCCATTACTGTGGATGAGAGAGAGGATGTTATACAAG atgATACAAGTCAAGTAGTGGGGACTTCGACAGATGCGGTTGGATGGGGTGGGTGGGCTTGGGATATAGTGTCATCTGTTTTGCCTGTTGATTGGGACAATAATTGGTCTGCTGAACAACAAATGGCATATTCTGGTCATACTGTACACTTGGGTGTTTATATAGATGATGCTACTTTAACGTTTAAg acTGTTGAAAGTGTCAAAGAACAGTTATTTTACAAATCGCGGAAAATTAGATACAAATCGTTTTTATCACTTCGATTAAATGGAGTTGTGATGGATACTTTAATTCAAGGAATTGCAATGACAACGTTTCAAGTAGGAGTGGCATGCATACAACTCTATCCACGAGGAACGTGCAGTTGCGGACACGTAGAAGTTGTTGATGGTGTACAG ccGCCTCTTTACGTAATAGCTGGGAGCTTGAATATTGATTATCTGAAAGATTCGTTATTTGACGAAGAAGCTGTGGAAAATAAAGGGAAGAAGAGAGATTACAAGCAAGGAATAGATTATCACTTAACGATAGCTTcgg ttgaaaaattattagaaagatGTCCAGCATTTGTGATGGATTACGTTTATTGCGTGGAATTGCCAGACGACATAACGCCTGAAAGACTGCTCGAGCTCGGATCAAACTTTGAATACAG CAATTTTCAGGAACGCAGGATAATAAGATACTTATCTGGAGATCTGATAATCAGGTTATGCTCCGGTATTTTTCATCGTATTGACACTATCAAACAAGCTGCGgcgaaatatgattataatccCTACATTGTAATAAAACCAG atCCCCTCATCGATGAACTACCTCCTGTTACATTGGAAGAATACGAAGCACTCAGAGAGAATGTATCAATGACGGAGacaaagttaatattaaaaacagcaTCGCTGCAATTACAACTGGCAGATCATTGCGTCATGGGAGCCCCACGGCAACGTAAAATTGTCGAAACTcga ATTACTCCATTATCTCCAGCTCTTACAGATGATCCTTTTGTAACCATTGAATGCGATGAAGCAATTGCTACAATAGTTCAGCCTATGTATCCGTTTAGACTTGTGGCTTGTGCTTCAAAATTGACGGATTTACAACCGGAAATGTTCACCCAATGCCACGCGATTACTAATATACAA ATAACTGGAGCAAAAAGTCAACTCCATTTGACAAAAACTTGTGATACTTCAATAGTGATGCCTTACTCAGTGGAAGCGTCTTCAAAGATATTATTGTATCCTCAATATTGGCGAGACATAGACATGGTTCAAAAATCGTATTCTCTTCAATCAGATAGTGTCACTATCACAGGAACTAAAGCAAAGTTAATGGCTGCTGTATCTGTAGCaacttctatttttaattctgcAGATACAACAAATCCACTTATCTGTTCTACGCTTTTTAATGACGCCTGTCAAGAGAAAT CACCAGTGTACTTAGAATTATACctagaaaatataatgtgcAAAAATGTATCATCTTCGGTGATGATATCAAACGAGATGAatgtaaattctataaaaatatttgctctCAATGATCTGCAACAAGCCTTTATTCTTTCGGGTCCAGAAAATTATGACG GAAATGTACCACTTTTATCTAGTATAATACAATTTCCTAAAAATGTCGAACTACATACACATCCATCGcttgttttgtttaaaattgccGAGAGCAGAGCTTCGTTGGATCCACTTTTCTTTGAATGGCTAAAATATCGTCCCACTTATCATAAATCGGGAAGCGTACACGTATTACGTTCGGATAGCCAACAGTTGATCACCGAAGGTACATCGTCCGATACAGGTActcgaaaaaaaacatttccgAGTCTGTATGAAAGTGTGCATAGTTCATCggacaaagagaaaaagagatcaGCTGTAACAGAAAAGTCGAAAACACTGCGATATGATGAAACGCAAAAGAAAACTGAATCTAAAGCAGAAGAGGAACAAcag AATTTGCAGAAATCGGGAATATTGGTCAAATTAGCAGAGTCGTATTCGTGGTGGTGCAATCTTGTGTTAAACGGTTACATAggacatattattatttatattccatCTGATACGATGAGTGGCATTGGCGCTGAtg acatAGAACAAGCCAAAGACAGAGCCTTAATAGAGAATCAAGATTtacaaataatgataataaaattaccaaGTCTTCTTATACACTCGTCTAATTTAAATGCTGAATCATTGAACCCGTATCTGCAAAATCTTCCTGTTAAATTGCCAGAATCTATGTGGACATGTC gaGTACAGAGCTTTCCGTGGACGTTAAGTCTTATAGACTTTCATTGTTACACATTGCAACAGAGAacacaaaaaagttttataaagaaagtaACATTAAATGCTACAGTGGCTCTTACAACTAAGACAGCTGCAATTCAGTCAAATACACTTACTGCTTTAAGCATTTGTGTACATATTGATAATTctcctatttttatttcactttcgGAGGAACAG GTTGTTTTCATGAGCAATATAGtcttaaatatcataaaaatattacaaacttTATGTAGCTCTCAGGAAAGTAACACAGTTGTACGACAGATGAGCAATGAAATGCAAATTGTTCTCCCTGCCATACCTCAAACTCCGTCCACTCCGACGCAATTAATGTATCAAGAGGATACAACTAACTCAACTGTATCTACATCGAAAGAAGACCTAAGATATG aaaaagatGGCTTAGCTGTAACAGCATGGATTCAATGGACCATAACAAAAatagcaattaaattatacattatggaACAAGAAGACGAATCTTCTTTAAAGTTGATGTTGGAATTAGAAGATATTATAACatctttagatttaaaatcggtctatatgcaaataaaaagtaaaatcacAACAGctacaatattacattacgttag AAGTTCAAACGCATTAAATTGGGATGCTGGTGAATACGCCGGACTAATACTCTGCGGAAGAGAAGATAATTTAGAGAAAGGCGATGATTCGGGTTTTCTAAGTTTCACGCTTACTCGTGCAAAATCGGGAAATGTCTACACACGTTGGGGTACCCATAAACGTTACAAATCACAAAAG AAAGAAATGCTAATTGATTCGACGTTGTCTATGAACGGCTacatttctgaaatattcatCAAAATGCAAATGGTCGATATAATCTTACCACTTAGTGTAATTGGCAAATATACTCAATTGGTGAAACCTTTTGCATGTTTCGGTTCATGTATCGAGCGAAGTGCGGAAGTCACTCGTGGTAAAAGTACATCAACGCCATTAACTGGTATAATCACTCTGAATAATGAATCATTACCATTGATACATTTGGAGTTCAAAGGTTTTCGACTCATGATGCCAGCCTTAagtaatgcaaataaattacaacaCGATTTATTGATGCTCCAG tTGGATGGAATTCGTATCACGCCGGATGCAGAAAATCCAATTTGCAGAACTCCATTGCGAACTGACATATATCAGCTGGCTGCTcaagcaaatatattaaatgtaccaGGTTCGGCTGTCGAAGATCGTCAGTATCAAATTAGCGTTAAAGGAGTGTGCGCATATACTACAACATGGAGGAATTATCAGCTAAGCATTAATAAG aggATGTCTCAATCATACCTGTATACAATGAATGAGAATCCTGCATTAGAATGGAATAAGCTTGGGAATGGTAGTAGTCTCGATCCATATTTCTCTACGTCTCCTGTATTAACAaa atTTGATCTCTGTTTGATCATTGCACCAGCTGTCACATTTAAAGGTGACACGATAGTTTGTGGAAGTGCCATAGAAGTGAATTGCATTACAGACATAGAGTTGACAATAAATTTGGATCAAATTAAGTTAATATCGATGCtcaataatgaatttataaaactattgtcTGGAAGTTTTGAAAAGGTGGAAgaaaatagtattaataatataattcaaagatATCCTTCGAGCTCTCAAAACATTAAACCTATCAGTTGGTTGAAACAGACATTAGATGAACCAGATATCGATTTTACGAAAGACAGTGGTGTTGATTTTGAGATGTCCAGTGTACATTCGACAGTAATT GGAAGACCTGCGGTTGCTGAAACTATGACACTCCCACCGTTTGAATTTTTAGTGAATTGTGGAAAGATAACGCTTATTTTGTATGAAGTTCAGAATGCATTTCTTGATTTAGAACATGATGca gaTATACACAAAACTGATTGTGAAGacgataatgataatataaaacagcCACTACTTTATCTAATGATCAATCAACcgaatatttacttttctcagcaacatttatctaaaaaaattcaa ATATCCTGTTTTGATATAACAACGGCGCTTGGCGATGCCCAAAATCTAAACACGATACCGACTGAAAaggatttcaaaatttttatgatagaaACGAAGCATGGAGATTTACATCCAGACACTGGTATTCCACCTTCTTTTGCTACAGTAAAATCTGAGATGTTTCTAAGCAAAAATCGACAATTTTTTGTCGAAATGGGACGGCCGACGAAAATACATCTTTCTTTATCTCGGCTCAatcagttttataatatacggaATAAG GTATTATCGTGTTTTATGGACGGCGATGTTACACAAGTACCAGGAAAGGAAAATGAGGTTGTGGACCCTGAAAATTTAGCAGCACCGACAAAATCGAGAAAATTCAGTGTACCTGATCTACATTTAAGTACAAAACAAATCGTATTATCTTTAAAGACTGATACCGGAGCAGAAATCATTATCAGTTTAGCATCGTTAAACGGGAATTTGTCAACACTTGTGAGACCAGACAGGATATATTCAAACTTATCCAtagattcttttattatatctgcGATCTTAAACGGAAACATCAAAGTGTTATTAAATCCATGGTGTTGCAACATAACGAGTTGCTTACTTTGGGAATCTTCATACAATAGCGAAGTCATTCCGCAGATACAGGTACAGGCAGACAGTGAAAGTCTATATCTCGATTTTGGACCTGatcagattaaaattataaaaatggtcATGCAAGATTGCCAGTTGCTTTTAAGCGAATTTGCCTCGTGCTCTACGAGCgagaataaaaatgagaagCAAATTGTATTATCGACCGAACAACATTACAAGGATGATTTAAAGGCTGGTGCATTCCAGTTTGTCGATGGCACTGCGGACGAGTTACCTTTTCCGTATCAA GTAGTATTCTTTGCTTATCCCCAACAAGCGATGGCTTGGAGATATCCACAACCGCGCACATTAACgagaatacatatatctccTGTTCCATTTGAA ACAGTGGACGCCGATGGCAATTATATCGACAGAATTTCTTGCATCCTCGAATATTGGAGCGACAGTCACATGTCCTATCAACGTTACGCAGATTTTTACTTATCGGAAACGGATTCCTATCGATTGGATTTACCGGAGAGAGCGCCGGCACGTGCGGTGGCCTGCGTGTGGCGTGTGGTTATTTCGTCCAGCAACAAGCGGTCGCTTTCGAAAAGCATCGTTTCCGCGCGTGCTCTCGCGGCTTGTTTGCGCAttgattcttattttaatcctCTGTTAATACCAAATGTGCAGATCGCCTTAAATATTGGCGTGCTTCACGTGTCTCTGTACAATCATATCGATACTACTGTGTACAATAATCTACCGCCACCGCTGGATAGGTATACGTTGAACGGGAGGATCCCCGAGATACAATGTTTTATGTCTGTGGAACAAAAAGGAGCAGTTCTGGTGCTTAACAAATGGGTAGACGATTCCACGTTGCTCGATATCGGCGGTACTTTGAGCGTACACGTATTAGACTACAGTCATTTGACCATGCAAGAGGTACTTGATTCCTTAGAAGGAAGATTACAATTATCATTGTCGGACAAGATAGACGTGTCATTCACGAGTAACCCGTTTACATTGAAATTGGGTCCGGCGATCACTCACACTCTTGCGGTCTCCACCCGTCTATGGCTGGCGTCTTTCGATGAGGAGGAGAAAAGTGTGATTGTCCTGACGCGTTATGTAATTGCCAACGATAGCAATGTATCTATCCGTTTTGGTCAAAGTGCCACTGGTGACAGTATACTTCTCGAGAGCAGGcagtgtaatttttattcgtgGCGACAAATTGGAAATCAGATGATACGAATATCGATCGAGGAGAACGCCTGGGTATGGAGCCGACCCTTTCCCGTCAACAAGGATGGAATCCAcgttatagaatttaataattcaatgacTAGCACGGTAGTTTTCGTAAATGTTACATCGCTTTCCGCTACGCAGAAACTCGTAACGTTCTCGGGACAGCTCGTAATTTCTAATCAATTGATGGATAATTTCGAGATGAGATTGGTCAAGTATGAAGGAGATGTCGGCTCTAAAGTAACGGTCTCGAAGGAGGTGTATCCCATTCCGGGTAAGAGCTTTCCGTCATCTATTATGCTTGAAAATAACCGAAAGATGGCTATGAGGCTACGTTTCACCAATTTGACGCACTTATCCTGGACCGGCGACATTCCTCTGCAACCAAATGTCAAATGGGGCCAGCCCTGGCTTGTAAAAGTACCGCTCCAAGAACGCGGTCAATTTTTTAGTATCTGGGTACGGATTGTAACACAGACGATACAGGACAAAGTGAAGATCCTCGCGGTACTGAGCCCGCTTTACATGATCAGATCGCATTTACCGGTGCCGGTTAGAGTCCAGATGGAAACTCCGTCCTTGAAGATGTCATCCAGCACGATGGTAAACGGTCGCGGCGAGTGTCAGCAACTGTACTGCCCCGGTACATTCGAGCACTTTCATCAACTAACGTTTCAACTGGAATCCGGTGTTTCCGCTTCGAATCCTTACGTGCCGCTCTCGTATAGTTCGGTAGATCAGCGAAAGTTCTTTAGAAGACCCGATGTCGAGGACATCGACAAAATTTTGCGAGATCTCAGAGCTCGAAAGGACGACGCGAAGTGGCCTTTTCAAGGGGACGACACAGGGGAAGAATGGATATCTGCAGAGCAGCCGCAGACACATGTACAGGTAAAATATCAAGACGCAGGACTGGTCTCTAGTACCTTATTGTTGGAACTACAACCCTGGTGCTTTGTAATGAATTCGCTGGGCTGTCACATCTCACTAGTGTCGGAGGATACAGAGTTGTGTCAGATTCCTCACTACGGCATAGTCACGCCGCCCAAGTTGGAGGGCACCTTTCACGTGGGCGTCGGAATCGGCGATACTTATTACACGTCGCAGACGTTGCAGCTGGCACGACCCGACTGGGGCCAGAGCTTTTACATGCCGCGAATCAACGGCATCGTACCGGTAGACGGGAATATCAAGACATTCGTGGACTGCGGCACAAGCGTGTCCATCTTGAGCATCGGTTCTTCCATGCACGAGGATATGCGCCTGGTACGGATCGCGAGCAGTCACGTTATTGCCAATCTGACGTCTCAGGAATTGTGCGTGGCTACGCTCGCAGTGCACGAGGAAGCGAGAGACCTGCAACTGCCGCACGATCTCACCCCTTGCAGCCTGAACGTCTCGCCGTCCGAAGATCAAAGACAGGGTACACCAATCGTACAATGGTACACACTGTACACGGAAAGCAATGTCGAGCCGCTCGTATTTTATCTATCTCTCAGTCTTGGTCATAGATGGTCCTGTCCGATCAGAGTGGACCAAGCGATGAGCCGCAGATCCATCGCTATCCCGAACGGTTCTTCTACCATGCCGGTTATCGTGACAACGCAAGAAGAGAAGGGTACCACGTTCATCGTGATACATAATGACGATCATCCGCAATTGTTGATCGAGAACGCTTGCGGCTTTAAGATCCTGCTGGGACAAGCCGATGAAAAAGGAAGCGAGATATTACCGGACAGCATCCACTTTACGTGGATGTGCGAAGTCGATAGCGGAGCAACGTTCAACTATTCCCTTCCCTGCGTCAGTAACAGGCTACCCGATACTGTCGTTCCGAGCACGTCGAACGTACTGTTATTTTCCACCGTGCAAAACGATCAGGTGATAGAAAAGGCCAATTTAAAATGGTCGAGAGGCGTGAATCTGTCCGTATTGTTGTCTACGCCGATGGATCAATATCTGCGATTGCCCTCGTACGGCGATGTTAAACTCATAATGCAGAATCGCTGTTACACCACTCACATCAGCATCGTGCCTATATCCCAGATTGAAATATCCGCTCAAGACATTAGAAGCAGATTAttacgaaagaaaaatatggcAAAGGATCGCGATACAATCGCGCCGATTCCGTTAAAAAGATCAGAAGAGGATAAACTATTGCAGTATGTACAGAGTTCAAGTAGCTCAACATCACTGACGAGCTTCTTTTCGGCTCAAGAGGACGCTTTGCCGGAAACAATGGTTGTCTCGTCATCGTCGAAGCAGTTGATTCCGGAAACGATGGAGAAAACTCTCGCTGAAAATCAATCGAGATCCTCCAACGATGCCACTTCGACGAATCCTAAAGAAGGCTCTTTAACAGTTTACCTACGCGCGTGTACCATCGCCATTCTTCACGACATCAATGAGAATGCGCAGAGAATTGAAGTCGCGAGTCTGTCTATGACGGATTTGGTAGTCACCGTAAATTCAAAGGCTAGATTTATCAATCTACATTGTTACATAGGCGACTTACAATTTGATAATCAATTATTCGATCAGGGAGGTTTCGACTTCCCTGTAGTATTGATAAATCAGAATCCATTGCCCAACAGAGAAATGGTATTTTATagcaataattgtttaatgaCGAATATGGAGAAAATCAAACAAGATTCTTTAATAGCCATCGAGTATGTCTGGGAAGTAAACGGAACTATGATAG CATCGAAGGAATATCGCATGAAAATCGCACCCATCAGCGCGTACATCGAGGACACATATATAACGCAATTATTAGATTACGCAACTTCAATGATACCACCCCGTTTGGTGTTGAATGACAGTCCTAAAAGGGTGCAAACGATAGCTATTTCGAACGCAGTGTACATACCGGATTATATCATGATTGACTCGAAAATCTTGAGCAAGCCGTTGAGATTGCAAAACTTTGTGATAGAACCGTTGTCCATTTTGTTGAGCGTTCACACTTCTGTACGATTATACGTCGCTCTGGATCATTCCCCGTTGTATTTCGGTGTCTTCGAGAGGAAGAATCTGCTGACTACCCCTTATAGGCTTGGCAATGCGCTTACTATGCATTATTTGTCTGGCGCTATATTTGGAGCAG GTTGGGTAGTCGGATCGTTAGAAATACTCGGATCACCGGGAGGTTTGGCGCAAGCGCTCGGATCCGGTCTCAGAGACTTCGTTTCACTACCGTTTCAAGGACTGTTGCAAGGTCCGTGGGGTTTCATCGTTGGAATTACACATGGATCGGCCAGTCTGATGAAACACGTTACAGCgg GTACTGTGAATTCCGTAACAAAACTGGCATCTAGCGTCGCACGAAACTTGGATCGTTTAACGTTAGACGAGGAACATGTTCAGCGACAAGAAGAATCACGAAGAATGCGTCCTCAAGGCATGGCACAAGGACTTTATCAGGGCTTAACTGGTTTCGGAATGAGTCTACTCG CGGCCGTGGCTGGCTTGGCGCATCATCCTCTGCAACAAGTGTGGTCAGGTGAGGCGACGACCAAGAGTTTAGTCACTGGAGTCGGACTCGGTCTAGTCGGCGTCGTTACTAAGCCACTGAGCGGTGCCGCGGAACTGGTCGCTCTCACGGGTCAAGGATTATTGCAGGGGGCTGGATGGAATCCCTTACCTACG CCACGTCAGAGACCAATTGTGCAATATACTACTGGCAATAATAGCACGTCCGTGCGATACACCTGGCGTTTGTCACCCTTGCTCGATCACAGTCACGACAGTATCCTTCACGTGACCAGCGCAGATTACGTCATTCACCAGGGCAGTAATCGCGCAGTGACGCTCGTCCTCACGCGACAAGCTCTATTACTTGTTAACATGGCAGAGGATAGCGTAGAACGAATATTCTCGTTGAGAGAATTGACAAGCGTTGATCATATCACGGAATCGACCATGTTGTGCTTGTATTGTCCACCGGCTGCGACACAGTCGAGCAGACCTTTTTCACCAGCCGAACATGAG atgaatCAAGAAATGAGAGCGCGAGTTGAAGAGTACGTACGGACAAGCAGTACCGGTTTAGCCAGCGTGTCAACCAACAGCGATAGACAGTCCGATACCTTCGAGAAAACGTCTCCACATCCAGAACATACACTTACATTTTATGTTTGTCCAGACactcgtaattatttattatcattgttcAACATTGCCAAGCGACAAAATCAGGGTTCTGATTTTGctgttttataa